TCCGCTTCGCACTGGCGGCCGCGCCGAACAAGATCAGCATCTGCCATTGTCGGATGTGCCAGAAAGCCAGCGCCGCGCCGTTCGCCTCCTTCGCCGATATCAACAAGACGGATTTTGCCTGGACCAAGGGACGGCCGTCGTCCTTCCGCTCCTCCTCGATCGCCGAGCGCGATTTCTGCGCCGCTTGCGGCACGCCGCTGAGCTTCCGCCGCATCGACGGCGACCGCATCGAGATCCTGACCGGCGCCTTCGACCGGCCGGATCACGTGGTGCCGACGCGGCAATACGGAACTGAATCCCGGCTCGGCTGGGTCGTCGGAATCGCAAACCTGCCG
This region of Bradyrhizobium sp. CCGUVB1N3 genomic DNA includes:
- a CDS encoding GFA family protein translates to MTETSKPVLTGGCQCGAVRFALAAAPNKISICHCRMCQKASAAPFASFADINKTDFAWTKGRPSSFRSSSIAERDFCAACGTPLSFRRIDGDRIEILTGAFDRPDHVVPTRQYGTESRLGWVVGIANLPSQTTQQNYGPEKMATIVSHQHPDHD